One segment of Streptomyces sp. XD-27 DNA contains the following:
- the thiS gene encoding sulfur carrier protein ThiS → MTVSVNGEPREIPEGLTLDRLVAGFTAAPSGVAAAVNETVVPRGQWPSTPLRDGDRVEVLTAVQGG, encoded by the coding sequence CAACGGTGAGCCGCGCGAAATCCCCGAGGGCCTCACCCTCGACCGGCTCGTGGCCGGCTTCACCGCCGCCCCCAGCGGGGTCGCGGCGGCCGTCAACGAGACCGTCGTACCGCGCGGCCAGTGGCCGTCCACCCCGCTCCGTGACGGCGACCGCGTCGAGGTCCTCACCGCGGTCCAGGGAGGCTGA